CCGCTTCAAAGGTCAAGCGGCTGGAAGAAAAAGTATTGCATGGCCGAAAAAAATCGTTGCGTGCAAAAATTTCGGACGAATGATATCCGCAGTTGAAATTTATTATTGGTGTGATATTCCGGTATGGAAACTTGCCTTGCGGTCTGGTTCTTTTGAGGAAAAACAATCGTTCGAGCTGATGAATTGATTTTTAATTGAAATTGTACCGCTGGTTTAGTAAAATCGCCTTTTCTAACCTTGTCTTACTGCCATGAGCGGGAGACTTTACCCATAAGGAAAATATGCGACATTACGAAATCGTTTTTATTGTTCATCCTGATCAGAGTGAACAAGTACCCGCTATGATCGAACGCTATCGCGGTATTGTTACCGCAAGAGATGGTAAAATTCATCGCGTTGAAGATTGGGGGCGCCGTCAGCTTGCTTACCTGATCCAGAAGGTTCACAAAGCACATTATGTTTTAATGAATATAGAATGTGATCAAGAGACACTGGATGACTTGGATCATG
This is a stretch of genomic DNA from Nitrosomonas sp. sh817. It encodes these proteins:
- the rpsF gene encoding 30S ribosomal protein S6 codes for the protein MRHYEIVFIVHPDQSEQVPAMIERYRGIVTARDGKIHRVEDWGRRQLAYLIQKVHKAHYVLMNIECDQETLDDLDHAFKFSDAILRHLTIRTDGPVTEPSPMMRQEERSSPAGVDAPESTIDELETEDIPDETSASA